Proteins co-encoded in one Juglans regia cultivar Chandler chromosome 16, Walnut 2.0, whole genome shotgun sequence genomic window:
- the LOC108997244 gene encoding syntaxin-22-like: MSFRDIEVGSGRPRRQQQQQKDPSQAVASGIFLVNTAVSSFSRLVNSLGTPKDTLEHRDKLHKMRLHIGHLVTDTSAKLKQASETDQHLEVSVSKKIADAKLAKDFQSVLREFQKAQKLAAERETTYSPFVPKEVLPSSYDAHELDISSSRSPVRQPLLLKSERQEVILVDEILLNEAIIEEREQGIQEIQQQILEVNEIFKDLAVLVHGQGAMIDDISSNIESSHSATTIANSQLLKASKTQKSSQSMTCLLLLIFGIILLIVIIVVVF; the protein is encoded by the exons atgaGTTTCCGAGATATTGAGGTCGGCAGTGGCCGGCCACGACGACAACAACAGCAGCAGAAAGACCCTTCTCAGGCCGTGGCTTCTGGGATTTTCCTTGTCAACACTGCCGTGTCTTCCTTCTCTCGCCTCGTTAATTCCCTCGGAACTCCAAAGGACACCCTCGAACACCGTGACAAGCT GCACAAGATGAGGTTACACATTGGGCATTTGGTGACAGATACTTCAGCTAAACTTAAGCAGGCTAGCGAAACTGATCAGCATTTGGAAGTTAGT GTTTCCAAGAAGATTGCTGATGCTAAACTTGCAAAAGATTTCCAGTCGGTTCTTAGGGAATTTCAGAAGGCTCAAAAGCTTGCAGCTGAGAGGGAAACAACATATTCTCCTTTTGTCCCCAAAGAAGTTCTTCCATCAAG CTATGATGCCCATGAgctggatataagttcatctaGGTCTCCCGTACGACAACCTCTTCTTCTGAAATCTGAAAG ACAAGAAGTCATACTGGTGGATGAGATTTTACTCAATGAAGCAATTATTGAAGAAAGAGAACAGGGAATCCAGGAAATTCAGCAACAGATACTTGAGGTAAATGAGATTTTTAAGGATCTCGCTGTGCTGGTTCATGGCCAAGGTGCAATGATTG ATGACATCAGTTCTAACATTGAAAGCTCTCATTCTGCTACTACAATTGCTAATTCACAACTTCTGAAAGCATCCAAGACCCAAAAATCTAGTCAATCTATG ACCTGTTTGCTCCTGTTGATCTTTGGAATCATTCTGCTCATTGTCATCATAGTCGTAGTATTCTGA
- the LOC108997276 gene encoding heat stress transcription factor A-1b-like, with protein sequence MADVNDAGSSTTATTDTLPPFLRKLYAMVDDPETDSVVSWSDGNNSFVVWNPHEFAAKLLPKHFKHKNLASFIRQLNTYGFKKVDSDRYEFANVKFLKGQSHLLKSISRRKPVHVPTEVPSSSVGACVEVGKFGLDEEVKRLERDKNVLMQELVKLRQHQQATDHQLQNVGQRVQVLEQRQQQMMSFLAKAMQSPGLFAQFVQQQNESNRNITGGTKKRRLPNQEESVAGESRTNAPEGQIIKYQQPSMNEAAKTLLRQILKMNGSPRVEPLMNNPDAFLFDDAPFTNTFDHGNSLNRVSGVTLSEFLPISAELFMPAEPEFPISSPSTANSDIQSSSYAMPDHAIEAQFPNLDVYNSQEETVLPNFTELQGIMPKSTAEIPDMNLAGSETGNASYVDPMSLLDGSRPIKTGTFYPQNDVEALLDEIPVLPGINDTFWEQFLTGTPVTEDVDEIILSSLDGDVTMDHGLQMGKKNGLDKIQHMNRLTEQMGLLASESRMG encoded by the exons atggcaGATGTTAATGATGCCGGATCTTCGACGACGGCGACGACGGATACATTGCCGCCGTTTCTGAGGAAGCTTTACGCCATGGTGGACGACCCGGAGACCGACTCGGTGGTTTCCTGGAGCGACGGAAACAACAGCTTTGTGGTCTGGAACCCGCATGAGTTCGCCGCCAAGCTTCTGCCCAAGCACTTCAAGCACAAGAACTTGGCCAGCTTCATCCGGCAGTTGAACACTTAC GGTTTTAAGAAGGTGGACTCAGACCGTTATGAATTTGCAAATGTGAAGTTTCTAAAAGGTCAATCGCACCTTCTGAAGAGTATTAGTCGGAGGAAACCGGTTCATGTACCAACTGAAGTACCGAGCTCCTCAGTTGGGGCATGTGTTGAGGTAGGGAAATTTGGGCTCGACGAAGAGGTTAAAAGACTGGAAAGGGACAAGAATGTTCTTATGCAGGAACTTGTTAAATTGAGGCAGCACCAGCAAGCAACTGATCATCAGTTGCAGAATGTGGGGCAGCGTGTGCAGGTACTGGAGCAGAGACAGCAACAAATGATGTCTTTCCTAGCAAAGGCTATGCAGAGTCCTGGCTTATTTGCCCAGTTTGTACAGCAGCAGAATGAAAGCAATAGGAACATTACTGGAGGGACTAAAAAAAGAAGACTCCCCAATCAAGAGGAAAGTGTAGCTGGTGAGAGTCGCACCAATGCTCCCGAGGGACAGATTATCAAGTACCAGCAGCCGTCAATGAATGAGGCTGCTAAAACCTTGCTGCGGcagattttgaagatgaatggATCTCCTAGGGTGGAACCATTGATGAACAACCCAGATGCATTTCTTTTCGATGATGCTCCTTTTACCAATACGTTCGACCATGGAAATTCCTTGAATCGAGTTTCTGGAGTGACCCTTTCTGAGTTTCTGCCTATTTCTGCAGAGTTGTTTATGCCAGCAGAGCCGGAATTTCCCATTAGTTCTCCATCCACTGCAAATTCAGATATTCAATCTTCCTCTTATGCGATGCCTGATCATGCTATAGAAGCTCAATTCCCAAACCTTGATGTTTATAATTCTCAAGAAGAGACTGTTTTGCCCAACTTTACTGAACTGCAAGGGATCATGCCCAAAAGCACTGCAGAGATCCCTGATATGAACCTTGCGGGATCTGAGACTGGGAATGCAAGTTATGTGGATCCAATGTCTCTTTTGGATGGGTCAAGGCCCATAAAGACTGGTACTTTCTATCCACAAAATGATGTGGAGGCCTTGCTTGATGAGATCCCTGTACTTCCGGGGATTAATGATACTTTCTGGGAACAGTTTCTTACGGGGACTCCAGTCACTGAGGATgtagatgaaattattttgagtTCACTAGATGGTGATGTGACCATGGATCATGGGTTACAGatgggaaagaaaaatgggttGGACAAGATTCAACATATGAATCGTCTTACTGAGCAGATGGGGCTTCTTGCGTCGGAAAGCAGAATGGGGTGA
- the LOC108997275 gene encoding binding partner of ACD11 1-like — protein sequence MPITTVKVNNISLGASEQDIKEFFSFSGKIEYVELRSEDERSQVAYVTFKETQEAETAVLLSGATIVDQSVTIALAPEYELPAAAASALPIETDDKSGGSESAIQKAEDVVSSMLAKGFNLGKDALNKAKAFDEKHQFTSTATAKVASLDQKIGISEKVSAGTILVTDKVKEMDEKFQVSEKTKTAFSAAEQTVSSAGSAIMKNRYVLTGASWVTGAFSKVAKAAGEVGQKAKETVLAGEDQGKIVEGSSQTHESNSPKAAATKEQPSQPAPAQGLIL from the exons ATGCCG ATAACAACAGTGAAAGTCAACAATATCTCCTTAGGTGCATCTGAGCAAGATATAAAGGAGTTCTtctcattttctggaaaaattgAATATGTTGAACTGCGAAG CGAGGATGAGAGGTCTCAAGTGGCGTATGTCACCTTCAAGGAAACCCAAGAGGCGGAGACTGCTGTACTTCTTTCG gggGCAACAATAGTTGATCAGTCTGTCACCATTGCTCTGGCTCCAGAATATGAGCTACCAGCCGCTGCTGCATCTGCACTGCCAATT GAAACAGACGACAAAAGTGGTGGTTCTGAATCTGCAATTCAGAAGGCAGAGGACGTTGTCAGCAGCATGCTGGCCAAGGGCTTCAATTTGGGCAAAGATGCATTAAACAAAGCAAAGGCCTTTGATGAGAAGCACCAGTTCACTTCAACCGCCACCGCCAAAGTTGCTTCTTTGGACCAAAAGATTGGTATCAGTGAGAAAGTTAGTGCTGGCACGATCTTAGTGACTGACAAAGTGAAGGAAATGGATGAGAAGTTCCAAGTTTCGGAGAAGACCAAGACTGCATTTTCAGCTGCCGAGCAGACGGTGAGTAGTGCAGGATCTGCCATCATGAAGAATCGTTACGTTCTAACCGGGGCTTCGTGGGTTACTGGCGCATTCAGTAAGGTTGCCAAGGCAGCTGGGGAAGTGGGGCAGAAGGCAAAGGAAACGGTTTTAGCTGGGGAAGATCAGGGGAAAATTGTGGAAGGCTCTTCTCAGACCCACGAGTCTAACTCTCCAAAAGCTGCTGCTACAAAGGAACAACCCTCCCAACCCGCACCTGCACAGGGATTGATCCTCTGA
- the LOC108997248 gene encoding wall-associated receptor kinase 2-like, translated as MVFNVRMLMKLTWVCVTLSGIIATAAAAPEIAKPNCQDRCGDVEIPYPFGTTEDCYLNDYFSIVCNESFSPPQTMIGNNMVVTNISVHGQLDILMYLAHQCFPNSSGILPYENIPFLRVPAFTISHTQNKFVAVGCDTYAFLNAFQNNEPFSIGCTSTCRSMRNVFNGSCSGIGCCQVEIPKGLKNFSLEARSYDNHTTVQSFNPCSYAFVAKQGQFNFSSSYLQSLQNVLTNPMVLDWAIGNETCEYAQRKSDYICEGNSTCYDPDNNGYGYRCKCEEGYDGNPYLPHGCQDIDECKIGKPCNGSAKCTNLVGSFACTCPRGYEGDGKMHGCIPKARQSWTIIIAMGIGIILLLLLVGGSWVYLGLKRRQLIKLKENFFQKNGGLVLQQKLSSYTSTCMETTRIFSAEELEKATDNYDESRVLGQGGYGTVYKGVLSNNKVVAIKKSKICDQSQIKQFINEVIVLTQINHRNVVKLLGCCLETEVPLLVYEFITNGTLFDYIHNKSLSSSFSWEMRLKIASEIAGALAYLHSATSMPIIHRDVKTANILLDENYSAKVSDFGASRLVPLDQTHIATLVQGTFGYLDPEYFHTSQLTEKSDVYGFGVVVAELLTGKKALSFDRPESDRNLAMYFSSMIKEDRIIEIIDDHIVSEGSIEEVKEVANLAKRCLRLKGEERPTMKEIAMELEGLRITENHWWGKPEYIDTEDQTEQLVSADTFSLDVGNGYSSSTNTTSKHESMEDQVLQAPDDGR; from the exons ATGGTTTTCAACGTCCGGATGCTTATGAAACTAACCTGGGTTTGTGTGACATTATCAGGAATAATTGCAACTGCAGCAGCAGCTCCTGAAATAGCCAAGCCTAACTGCCAAGACCGATGTGGAGATGTTGAGATTCCATATCCATTTGGCACAACTGAAGATTGCTACCTAAATGATTACTTTTCCATCGTTTGTAACGAGTCTTTCAGCCCACCCCAAACTATGATCGGAAATAATATGGTTGTCACCAACATTTCTGTCCACGGTCAGCTTGACATCTTGATGTATCTAGCCCACCAGTGTTTCCCTAACTCCAGCGGTATTCTTCCGTATGAAAACATTCCCTTTCTGAGAGTCCCTGCCTTCACCATTTCGCACACCCAAAACAAGTTCGTCGCCGTCGGCTGTGACACTTACGCCTTCCTCAATGCTTTCCAGAATAATGAACCCTTCTCCATCGGCTGCACCTCAACATGCCGAAGTATGAGGAATGTTTTCAATGGATCTTGCTCTGGAATTGGGTGTTGCCAGGTTGAGATTCCAAAAGGACTGAAGAATTTCTCATTGGAAGCACGGAGCTATGACAATCACACTACTGTACAGAGCTTCAATCCATGCAGCTATGCCTTTGTTGCTAAACAAGGCCAGTTCAACTTCTCCTCCAGTTATCTTCAAAGCCTGCAAAACGTTTTAACCAATCCAATGGTTCTTGATTGGGCAATCGGTAATGAAACATGTGAATATGCTCAGAGAAAGTCAGATTACATATGCGAAGGGAACAGCACATGTTATGATCCAGACAATAATGGGTATGGGTACCGTTGCAAGTGCGAAGAGGGTTATGATGGAAACCCTTACCTTCCTCATGGTTGCCAAG ATATTGATGAGTGCAAAATTGGGAAACCCTGCAATGGATCAGCAAAATGCACCAACCTTGTTGGGAGTTTCGCATGTACTTGTCCCCGTGGCTACGAAGGCGATGGGAAGATGCATGGCTGCATTCCTAAAGCTAGACAATCTTGGACAATAATTATTGCAATGG GTATCGGAATAATCCTCTTGTTGCTACTTGTGGGAGGTTCTTGGGTTTATTTGGGGTTGAAAAGAAGACAACTCATAAAGCTTAAAGagaatttctttcaaaaaaacgGTGGCTTAGTGTTACAACAAAAACTTTCGAGTTACACAAGTACATGCATGGAGACAACAAGAATCTTTAGCGCAGAAGAGCTTGAAAAGGCTACTGACAACTATGATGAGAGTAGAGTCCTTGGCCAAGGAGGTTATGGAACTGTTTACAAAGGAGTATTATCGAACAACAAAGTGGTTGCCATTAAGAAATCAAAAATCTGTGATCAGAGCCAAATTAAACAATTCATAAACGAGGTGATTGTGCTTACCCAAATTAATCATAGGAATGTGGTCAAGCTATTAGGTTGCTGTCTAGAAACGGAAGTTCCTTTACTGGTTTATGAATTTATCACAAATGGGACTCTTTTTGACTACATTCATAACAAAAGCTTATCGTCCTCATTCTCGTGGGAAATGCGTCTGAAGATAGCATCAGAAATTGCAGGAGCACTTGCATACCTACATTCAGCAACTTCCATGCCAATCATACATAGAGATGTAAAAACTGCAAACATACTTTTAGATGAAAACTACTCAGCAAAAGTGTCTGACTTTGGAGCTTCAAGACTAGTCCCTCTTGATCAAACGCACATAGCAACATTGGTGCAAGGAACTTTTGGGTACTTGGATCCAGAATACTTTCATACTAGCCAACTAACAGAAAAAAGTGACGTCTATGGCTTTGGTGTTGTTGTTGCAGAGCTATTGACGGGTAAGAAGGCACTTTCTTTTGATAGACCTGAAAGTGATAGAAATCTAGCAATGTATTTTAGTTCTATGATAAAAGAAGATCGTATAATTGAAATAATTGACGATCATATTGTAAGTGAGGGAAGTATTGAGGAGGTGAAGGAAGTTGCTAACCTTGCAAAAAGGTGCTTAAGATTAAAAGGGGAAGAAAGACCTACCATGAAGGAAATAGCAATGGAGCTTGAGGGATTGAGAATTACAGAAAATCATTGGTGGGGAAAGCCTGAATATATCGATACAGAAGATCAGACTGAACAGTTGGTCAGTGCAGACACATTTAGCCTTGATGTTGGCAATGGCTACTCTTCTTCTACCAACACAACTTCTAAACACGAAAGCATGGAAGACCAAGTCTTGCAAGCACCGGATGATGGCAGATAA